One segment of Akkermansiaceae bacterium DNA contains the following:
- a CDS encoding heavy metal translocating P-type ATPase metal-binding domain-containing protein, with protein MAEQPDNCIHCGTPLEPSQRESGFCCTGCEFVHQLIHDEGLEQFYDLKGGENSAPLRDQPFQQYDFTWLEETVLSYEQETPDSLTTEFEGSLQGISCIGCVWLVEKLFLRHHGAVRCDIIPTTGSIHLTWSRGELDILEFAHELQKFGYLLGSARAGSKHSGEFRQLGARLGICGAFAMNAMAFSLPRYLDMPDDFAFAGIFDLITFLSATLAMLVGGSWFIKRAYYGIRTGVLHMDTPIALGVSLAYLGSLAGWMWRYEELKYFDFVAIFIFLMLGGRWLQTAAVERNRNRLLEQTPVPRNVKNADTGETVDIDAIQSGDQYILPAGQTAPVSSVMAGGSADFSLEWINGEPDPVHRSTGMPVPAGAINLSNHQDGHPTVLTAEEDWKDSLLAKLIKASELVTRSPLMEKVLRYYLTAVFVIGIGGGLTWLLMGRPVAAALQVTISVFVISCPCALGVALPLADELASGRMRTLGVFIRKAAFWSRLRLIRTIFFDKTGTLTMDLPELTNAVELEKLDDQTTTRLVLLCSGSRHPLSRSVMRALGLRGQTLLAQAAKTKPPRPEDIPGLGTRMTDQQGSLWSLGKCGWDGSSTDMVDATRPGCELRHKGGLVIYFQFQEALRPEAAKTLQRLAQLNPHILSGDHNERVDQIAAILKINPDNVHAGLSPDDKADLVARIDPGHSLFLGDGANDSLAFDTAAMTGAVAGRGLLEAKADFYFLSSGLHFLPAMFRLADKHAQAVRTVFTFSISYNLIAVAVCLAGLMNPLLAAILMPLSSIISLALVGMTLPVNNRSNELIAK; from the coding sequence GTGGCCGAACAACCTGACAATTGCATTCACTGCGGAACCCCCTTGGAGCCATCGCAGAGAGAATCCGGATTCTGCTGCACCGGTTGTGAATTTGTCCACCAACTCATCCACGACGAGGGGCTGGAACAATTCTACGACCTGAAAGGCGGTGAAAACTCGGCTCCGTTACGGGACCAGCCGTTTCAGCAATACGATTTCACCTGGCTTGAGGAAACGGTCCTCAGCTATGAACAAGAGACACCGGACTCCCTCACCACCGAGTTTGAGGGCAGCCTCCAGGGGATCTCGTGTATTGGTTGCGTCTGGCTGGTTGAAAAACTGTTTCTGCGCCACCACGGCGCGGTCCGCTGCGATATCATCCCCACCACAGGCAGCATCCACCTCACCTGGTCGCGTGGTGAACTCGACATCCTCGAATTTGCCCATGAGTTACAAAAATTCGGCTATCTGCTAGGCTCGGCCAGAGCCGGCAGTAAACACTCGGGGGAATTCCGCCAACTCGGCGCCCGGCTCGGCATCTGTGGTGCGTTTGCCATGAACGCAATGGCATTCTCGCTGCCGCGCTACCTCGACATGCCGGATGACTTCGCCTTTGCCGGTATCTTTGATCTGATCACCTTCCTGTCGGCCACCCTCGCCATGCTGGTAGGTGGCTCGTGGTTCATCAAGAGAGCCTATTACGGCATCCGCACTGGTGTGCTGCACATGGACACCCCGATCGCACTCGGCGTGTCACTGGCCTACCTCGGCTCGCTCGCAGGCTGGATGTGGCGCTATGAGGAATTGAAGTACTTTGACTTTGTCGCCATTTTTATTTTCCTGATGTTAGGTGGCCGGTGGCTGCAAACGGCCGCTGTGGAACGCAATCGCAACCGGCTGCTAGAGCAGACACCCGTGCCGCGGAACGTCAAAAATGCCGATACCGGCGAGACCGTGGACATCGATGCCATCCAGTCCGGCGACCAGTATATTCTCCCAGCCGGTCAAACCGCGCCCGTTTCCTCGGTGATGGCCGGGGGCAGTGCCGATTTCTCCCTCGAATGGATCAATGGCGAGCCCGACCCGGTCCACCGCAGCACCGGCATGCCCGTTCCCGCGGGAGCCATTAACCTGAGCAACCACCAAGACGGACATCCGACGGTGCTCACCGCTGAAGAGGACTGGAAGGACTCCCTGCTCGCCAAACTCATCAAGGCCAGCGAGCTGGTCACCCGTTCGCCGCTGATGGAAAAAGTCCTACGCTACTACCTGACGGCTGTGTTTGTGATCGGAATCGGCGGTGGCCTGACTTGGCTACTCATGGGCAGGCCGGTAGCAGCGGCGTTGCAGGTCACCATTTCAGTTTTTGTCATCTCATGCCCGTGTGCCTTGGGAGTCGCCCTACCTCTCGCCGACGAACTGGCATCGGGACGCATGCGCACCCTGGGGGTGTTTATCCGCAAAGCTGCGTTCTGGAGTCGGCTGCGATTGATCAGAACCATATTTTTCGACAAAACAGGCACCCTGACGATGGATCTGCCCGAGTTGACCAATGCCGTCGAGTTAGAGAAACTTGATGATCAGACCACCACCCGCCTTGTGCTGCTGTGTTCCGGGTCGCGTCACCCCCTGTCCCGCTCGGTGATGCGCGCTCTGGGGCTGCGTGGGCAGACTTTGTTAGCTCAAGCAGCGAAGACCAAGCCCCCACGGCCTGAGGACATCCCCGGACTCGGCACCCGGATGACCGACCAGCAAGGCTCGCTCTGGTCGTTGGGAAAATGTGGCTGGGACGGCAGCTCAACGGATATGGTGGACGCCACCCGCCCAGGCTGCGAACTCCGCCACAAGGGCGGGCTGGTCATCTATTTCCAGTTCCAGGAGGCCCTTCGTCCCGAGGCAGCCAAGACCCTGCAAAGGCTGGCTCAACTCAACCCGCATATTTTAAGTGGCGACCACAACGAACGTGTCGACCAGATCGCGGCCATACTCAAAATCAATCCTGACAACGTGCACGCAGGCCTCAGTCCTGATGACAAGGCTGATCTCGTGGCCAGGATCGACCCTGGTCATAGTCTGTTTCTCGGTGACGGTGCCAATGACTCGCTGGCCTTCGATACCGCCGCGATGACCGGTGCCGTGGCGGGGCGCGGCCTGCTCGAAGCCAAGGCCGACTTCTATTTCCTGTCAAGTGGCCTGCATTTCCTCCCCGCCATGTTCCGCTTGGCCGACAAACACGCCCAGGCCGTAAGGACGGTATTTACCTTCAGCATCAGCTACAATCTGATCGCCGTAGCCGTGTGCCTGGCCGGGCTGATGAACCCGCTGCTCGCCGCCATCCTTATGCCTTTGAGCTCCATCATCTCGCTGGCCCTCGTCGGTATGACACTGCCGGTAAACAATCGTTCCAACGAACTCATTGCCAAATAA
- the ccoG gene encoding cytochrome c oxidase accessory protein CcoG, with the protein MAQHKNPNLDSVTTINEDGSHYKLHPANVSGKFTLARRVVGFIIIIIYAALPWITINGNPAVFLDTANREFHLFGISLDVQDLWVLFFFISGLGFSLFFVTSLLGRVWCGWTCPYTVFLDHIYRAIERFIEGDAPARKKLDNAPLTGGKIFKRAAKHTLFILCSTIIAHIFISYFVSLKGLYGFIQEGPGAHTLSFGAIAFLTLVLYFCFAWFREQFCVVMCPYGRIQSALSDDDTMVIGYDSNRGEPRGKVSDPNNGDCIDCRRCVNVCPTGIDIRDGLQLECIGCAACIDACDEIMDKIHRPRGLVRYSSHNALHGIATKILRPRFFAYLALMLLGTTAFGVTMYKKARPFNAQINKMAGSPFQKDNTGVRNIYQIHLSNKRNIESAFDITLKDAPEWIATSGTTEGIVLKAKEKKTYNLVVIAPADKYDGTFKFKIVVQSRTDNSTVENEVSFLGPSPKLYRKKALQAKESAALPAAQPAP; encoded by the coding sequence ATGGCCCAACACAAAAATCCGAACCTCGACTCCGTCACCACCATCAATGAGGACGGGTCCCACTATAAGCTGCACCCAGCCAATGTATCCGGTAAGTTTACATTGGCCCGGCGCGTCGTTGGTTTCATCATCATCATCATTTATGCCGCCCTGCCGTGGATAACCATCAATGGCAACCCGGCGGTGTTCCTCGATACCGCTAACCGGGAGTTCCACCTCTTTGGCATCAGCCTCGATGTCCAGGATCTCTGGGTTCTCTTTTTCTTCATCTCCGGACTCGGCTTCTCGCTCTTTTTTGTCACGTCCTTGTTAGGCCGGGTCTGGTGTGGCTGGACCTGCCCATACACCGTATTCCTCGACCACATCTATCGTGCGATTGAGCGATTCATCGAAGGCGATGCTCCGGCCCGCAAGAAACTCGACAACGCCCCGCTGACGGGAGGAAAAATCTTCAAGCGTGCGGCGAAACACACCTTGTTCATCCTGTGCTCCACCATCATCGCGCACATTTTCATATCCTACTTCGTTTCCCTGAAGGGTCTTTACGGATTCATCCAGGAGGGCCCGGGTGCACACACCCTTTCCTTTGGTGCGATCGCTTTCCTCACCCTCGTTCTCTATTTCTGTTTTGCCTGGTTCCGCGAGCAGTTCTGCGTGGTGATGTGCCCCTACGGACGGATTCAGTCGGCTCTGTCCGACGACGATACCATGGTCATCGGCTACGACAGCAATCGGGGCGAACCCCGCGGCAAGGTCAGTGATCCCAACAATGGCGACTGCATCGATTGCCGCCGCTGTGTCAACGTCTGCCCCACCGGCATCGATATCCGTGACGGGCTGCAACTCGAGTGCATCGGCTGTGCCGCGTGTATCGATGCTTGTGATGAAATCATGGACAAAATACACCGCCCGCGTGGCCTGGTGCGTTATTCCTCACACAATGCACTGCATGGCATTGCCACTAAAATCCTTCGTCCGAGGTTCTTTGCCTATCTGGCATTAATGCTGTTAGGAACCACCGCCTTCGGGGTCACCATGTATAAAAAGGCGCGCCCCTTTAATGCGCAAATCAACAAAATGGCGGGCTCCCCGTTTCAAAAGGACAACACCGGGGTAAGAAACATCTATCAGATCCACCTGTCCAACAAACGCAACATTGAGAGTGCCTTTGACATCACCCTCAAGGATGCCCCTGAATGGATCGCCACCAGCGGCACGACCGAAGGAATCGTCCTCAAGGCCAAGGAAAAGAAAACCTACAATCTCGTAGTGATTGCGCCGGCTGACAAATACGATGGCACCTTCAAGTTTAAAATCGTCGTGCAGTCCCGCACCGACAACTCGACGGTTGAGAACGAAGTCAGCTTCCTCGGGCCAAGCCCCAAGCTCTACCGCAAAAAAGCACTTCAGGCCAAAGAATCCGCTGCCCTCCCCGCAGCCCAACCTGCTCCGTAG
- a CDS encoding cytochrome c, translating into MIKKLLLTPMLVGFATMVAHADEAAQKAAYTTCSACHNPDGTGLPVGDKKMAPPLVGSKIATGDPSVLALVILKGIKKEGTDYIGIMAPLEAVYDDQKLADVMTYVRTSLGNTAAAVTKEDAAKYRAKWADVKEPVTRAKLAELAK; encoded by the coding sequence ATGATTAAAAAATTACTCCTGACCCCCATGCTTGTCGGATTCGCAACGATGGTTGCCCATGCCGATGAAGCCGCGCAAAAAGCAGCTTACACCACTTGCAGTGCCTGCCACAATCCCGACGGAACAGGTCTGCCGGTTGGCGACAAAAAAATGGCACCTCCACTGGTTGGTTCCAAGATCGCCACAGGTGATCCTTCCGTACTCGCTTTGGTGATCCTCAAGGGGATTAAAAAAGAAGGTACCGATTACATTGGTATCATGGCCCCCCTTGAAGCTGTTTATGACGATCAAAAACTTGCGGATGTCATGACTTACGTGCGCACCTCGCTCGGAAACACCGCCGCTGCCGTAACCAAGGAAGATGCTGCCAAATACCGCGCCAAGTGGGCAGATGTAAAAGAGCCCGTCACCCGCGCCAAGCTCGCTGAGCTGGCCAAGTAA
- a CDS encoding ATP-binding cassette domain-containing protein, producing the protein MDLNQTTSTDDLAAEISDLHVSFGNHEVLHRIKLAVRRHSIHCLSGPSGSGKTTLLRTLNRLNDCFDACRTRGEVVIDLEGQRRNIYQLSDAELPRLRQKVAMVFQNPNVLPGSIASNLLLPLKVVKRLKGDEAGQSLQQALQQAHLWSEVKDRLNKPAESLSGGQKQRLCLARALALEPEILLLDEPTSSLDPKVGQLIEDLILELAGQYTIVMVSHSRRQIHKLAGFHTHMERGKIQSGA; encoded by the coding sequence TTGGATCTTAATCAAACAACAAGCACAGACGACCTTGCCGCCGAAATTTCGGATCTCCATGTATCCTTTGGTAATCACGAGGTGCTGCACCGGATCAAGCTCGCGGTGCGCCGCCACAGCATCCACTGTCTCTCCGGACCGTCGGGCTCGGGAAAAACGACGCTGCTGCGGACATTGAACCGACTCAACGACTGCTTTGACGCATGCAGGACCCGGGGTGAGGTTGTGATCGACCTCGAAGGCCAACGCCGGAACATCTATCAACTGAGCGATGCCGAGCTTCCCCGGCTACGGCAAAAAGTGGCCATGGTTTTCCAAAACCCGAACGTCCTGCCCGGCAGTATTGCGTCCAATCTGCTGCTGCCGCTCAAAGTGGTCAAGCGGCTCAAAGGCGATGAAGCCGGGCAAAGTCTGCAACAGGCGCTCCAGCAGGCCCACTTGTGGTCAGAGGTGAAGGACCGCCTGAACAAGCCGGCCGAGTCGTTGTCGGGAGGGCAAAAACAACGCCTCTGCCTGGCGCGGGCGCTCGCGCTCGAACCGGAAATCCTTCTCCTGGACGAGCCGACCTCGTCGCTGGACCCCAAGGTGGGGCAACTCATTGAGGACCTGATCCTGGAACTCGCAGGCCAGTACACCATTGTCATGGTCTCCCACTCCCGTCGGCAAATCCATAAGCTCGCGGGTTTTCACACCCACATGGAGCGAGGAAAAATCCAGTCCGGCGCATGA
- a CDS encoding ABC transporter permease subunit, with protein sequence MKARLFQTGCYLSVGLLLVAMGYLIGLITYKGVPTLGAPLFFGDTPAWQALLGRQPVWDGIWPACVGTLMVVMLALALAFLPGVATGIWLSEYHHSRLARVLGLAVDVLAGIPSILMGLFGFSLILFFRQYISPAANACLLLSASCLAMLILPYLAGTTRTALQAVPFSLRLTAQALGMSPWQSLRHILLPKAVKGIGRGVMLSVGRAAEDTAVIMLTGVVANAGLPSGLFERYEALPFAIFYYSAQYQTPDELAMAFGAALTLMFFTAASFSIAGIITNNKRFNLGS encoded by the coding sequence ATGAAAGCGAGGCTGTTTCAGACGGGATGTTACCTCAGTGTCGGGCTACTGCTGGTGGCGATGGGTTACTTGATCGGGTTGATCACCTACAAAGGGGTTCCCACGCTCGGCGCGCCCCTGTTTTTTGGAGACACCCCGGCATGGCAGGCATTGCTGGGACGGCAGCCTGTCTGGGACGGGATCTGGCCGGCTTGTGTGGGGACGCTGATGGTGGTCATGCTGGCTCTCGCCCTGGCCTTTTTGCCGGGTGTCGCGACCGGCATTTGGCTGTCGGAATACCACCATTCCCGTCTCGCGCGCGTACTTGGTCTCGCCGTCGATGTCCTTGCCGGGATACCATCCATCCTAATGGGCTTGTTCGGGTTCTCGCTGATTCTTTTTTTCAGGCAATACATCTCACCCGCCGCCAACGCATGCCTTCTGCTCTCGGCAAGCTGCCTGGCGATGCTGATTCTTCCGTATCTGGCGGGAACAACGCGCACAGCCCTGCAGGCCGTCCCGTTTTCCCTCCGGCTTACCGCGCAGGCGCTCGGGATGTCGCCTTGGCAAAGCCTGCGGCACATCCTGCTGCCGAAGGCGGTCAAGGGGATCGGCCGTGGCGTGATGTTGTCGGTCGGGCGCGCCGCCGAAGACACGGCTGTCATCATGCTTACCGGTGTGGTGGCCAATGCGGGATTACCCAGTGGGCTGTTCGAGCGGTATGAAGCCCTGCCGTTCGCCATTTTTTACTACAGCGCCCAGTATCAAACCCCGGATGAACTCGCCATGGCTTTTGGGGCGGCTCTAACACTCATGTTTTTTACCGCCGCTAGTTTTTCCATCGCCGGGATCATCACTAACAACAAACGCTTCAACCTTGGATCTTAA
- a CDS encoding helix-turn-helix domain-containing protein: MSGERIHHLSEAIFHRLIESKSFSEYEVAFRSATGLPMRLVEANPNSWDLKERRKNQSGFCEALNTCDSACEACIKVNRDLMHKSAIKGPTSCNCFAGLSATSIPVYAGTMVVGYLKTGQVFQKTPSQENFDAAMADLNDRHFTAKQIEMLKKAYFETTVVSPERYQSMVTLLDHFARELSAQAEKLAIAANEEEPESISRAREYIHSQLDESISLPQAARVAGMSESHFCRQFKLATGMTLTEYVNYARILWAKKELLKPNARISEVAFMVGFQSLSQFNRCFAKFHGGSPSQYRDEVAALPAAKVAKVAS, from the coding sequence ATGAGCGGAGAAAGAATCCACCACCTATCTGAAGCGATATTCCATCGACTCATCGAGAGCAAGTCATTCAGCGAGTATGAGGTCGCTTTCAGGTCGGCGACAGGCCTACCGATGCGTCTCGTTGAGGCTAACCCCAACTCCTGGGACCTCAAGGAACGCCGGAAAAACCAAAGCGGTTTCTGCGAAGCCCTCAACACCTGCGATAGCGCCTGTGAAGCCTGTATCAAGGTCAACCGCGACCTTATGCACAAATCGGCGATCAAGGGGCCGACATCCTGTAACTGCTTTGCAGGCCTCAGCGCGACCTCCATCCCGGTGTATGCCGGAACGATGGTTGTCGGATACCTGAAAACCGGCCAGGTTTTCCAGAAAACCCCGTCTCAAGAAAACTTCGATGCCGCCATGGCCGATCTCAATGACAGACATTTTACGGCCAAACAGATTGAAATGCTCAAAAAAGCCTACTTCGAAACCACCGTTGTTAGCCCCGAGCGCTACCAGAGCATGGTCACCCTGCTCGACCACTTCGCCCGTGAACTTTCGGCGCAAGCCGAGAAACTCGCCATTGCCGCAAATGAAGAAGAGCCTGAATCCATCAGTCGTGCCCGTGAGTACATCCACTCGCAGCTCGATGAATCGATCAGTCTTCCTCAAGCCGCACGAGTCGCGGGTATGAGCGAGTCACATTTCTGCCGCCAGTTCAAGCTGGCCACGGGTATGACGCTCACCGAATACGTTAATTACGCGCGTATCCTCTGGGCCAAGAAGGAGCTGCTCAAGCCCAACGCCCGGATTTCCGAGGTCGCGTTTATGGTTGGCTTCCAGTCGCTTTCCCAGTTTAACCGCTGCTTCGCCAAATTCCACGGCGGCTCGCCCAGTCAGTATCGTGACGAGGTCGCGGCACTGCCAGCTGCCAAAGTCGCCAAGGTTGCCAGCTAA
- a CDS encoding substrate-binding domain-containing protein: MKPIEATLPLPVRVAVRLRDDIEKGLWSDHLPGCRSLANHYGVSRKTCMASMLLLEEEEVIAPAEVGKKRNILIRPSPQPRKNDPHQGTLLVLHCSEQEFSARHLSNVNVLQTTWSDGGGHVAFQVVNYDRYSKPKNQLKQLIKRYQAVAIVLIAPRSEWLEEAARLLPTYSMGGLWPGDMKNATAHGFDFCHQIDQLISYLYRHGHRRIMIPNYHTEPIANYFHEAVTAGYHRFIGSNDDRRDVILDIPNFVSSEPTDWFRFWRDSLKRFEPTAVIPVQAVHLLSLYGFCTASKISIPRDLSVLCTEHHIQSEWMWPKPHMQKHSEAAVRKCFKQWIDGGLRPMGMKLLSLEIMEGNSVRDLNSL; encoded by the coding sequence ATGAAGCCCATCGAAGCCACTTTACCCCTACCTGTGCGTGTTGCCGTTAGGCTGCGTGATGATATTGAAAAGGGACTGTGGAGCGATCATCTACCTGGGTGCAGGAGCCTGGCAAACCACTACGGGGTGAGTCGCAAGACCTGCATGGCCAGCATGCTGCTCCTGGAGGAGGAGGAGGTCATTGCCCCCGCCGAAGTAGGGAAAAAGCGCAATATCCTCATCCGTCCATCGCCCCAGCCCAGGAAAAATGATCCGCATCAAGGAACACTCCTGGTGCTGCATTGCTCCGAGCAGGAATTTAGCGCCCGCCACCTCAGCAACGTGAATGTTTTGCAAACCACGTGGAGCGATGGGGGTGGTCATGTGGCTTTTCAAGTGGTCAACTATGACCGCTACAGCAAACCCAAAAACCAACTCAAGCAGCTTATCAAACGCTACCAGGCCGTTGCCATTGTGCTGATCGCTCCGCGCTCTGAATGGCTCGAGGAAGCCGCCAGACTATTGCCAACCTATTCCATGGGAGGATTGTGGCCGGGGGATATGAAAAACGCCACGGCACATGGGTTTGATTTTTGCCACCAGATCGATCAGCTCATTTCCTATCTGTATCGCCACGGGCATCGTCGGATTATGATCCCGAACTACCACACGGAACCGATCGCAAATTATTTCCACGAAGCGGTTACCGCTGGATATCACCGGTTTATCGGATCAAATGATGATAGACGTGATGTGATTCTGGATATTCCCAATTTTGTTAGCTCGGAACCGACTGACTGGTTCCGTTTTTGGCGTGATTCGCTGAAGCGGTTTGAGCCAACGGCGGTCATACCGGTGCAGGCGGTTCACTTACTGTCACTTTACGGATTTTGCACAGCGAGTAAAATTTCAATACCTCGGGACCTCTCTGTTTTATGTACTGAGCATCATATTCAGTCCGAGTGGATGTGGCCAAAGCCGCACATGCAGAAGCACTCTGAGGCGGCGGTGAGAAAATGTTTTAAACAATGGATCGATGGCGGACTGCGCCCAATGGGCATGAAGCTATTATCCCTCGAAATTATGGAAGGCAACAGCGTCAGGGATCTAAACTCGCTCTGA
- the gatB gene encoding Asp-tRNA(Asn)/Glu-tRNA(Gln) amidotransferase subunit GatB, which translates to MPISDYIVTIGLEVHCQIKSNSKMFCGCATSFGEEPNSNVCPVCLGLPGALPVLNKHAIEQTILAGMMLNCTTPPVSKWDRKNYFYPDMPKNYQLTQFDLPLCMGGGVPLYDLAYPKEVQKNIPNPGKVVKLTRIHLEEDVAKSTHHASNSTIDFNRAGTPLMEIVSDPDIETPEEAFAYLKSLQQILIYGGISDADMEKGQMRCDVNVSLRPHGQKELGEKVELKNLNSISAVRAALHHEIERQAEELDAGIAQIQSTRRWDADMGETQMMRTKEDAHDYRYFPEPDLLPIQTAELVGKMRSRVPELPHEKRERLEQDFGLSPYDAGVLTSDQNLADYFEQAAADPRLGKKVANWITNSVLAKLNEDNAGILECPLPPGHILELVQLVDAGTISNNQAREVFTAVWEKPENQPAAVAKAMGFEPADTGAIEGIIDEVIAANPDKVEEIRGGNDKLLNFLTGQVMKASKGKANPKMVTDTLRGKLL; encoded by the coding sequence ATGCCCATTTCAGATTATATCGTCACCATCGGACTTGAGGTCCACTGCCAGATCAAGTCGAACAGCAAAATGTTCTGTGGCTGCGCAACCAGCTTCGGCGAGGAGCCCAACAGCAACGTCTGCCCGGTTTGCCTTGGGCTTCCCGGCGCGCTGCCGGTGCTCAACAAACACGCCATCGAGCAGACGATCCTCGCCGGCATGATGCTCAACTGCACCACGCCCCCCGTTTCCAAATGGGACCGGAAGAATTATTTCTATCCGGACATGCCGAAGAATTACCAGCTCACCCAGTTCGATTTACCGCTGTGCATGGGCGGCGGCGTGCCGCTCTACGACCTCGCCTATCCCAAGGAGGTGCAGAAAAACATCCCGAACCCGGGAAAAGTCGTCAAGCTCACCCGGATTCATCTGGAGGAGGATGTGGCGAAGTCCACCCACCACGCGAGCAACTCGACCATCGACTTCAACCGCGCGGGCACGCCGTTGATGGAGATTGTCTCCGATCCGGACATCGAGACACCCGAGGAGGCCTTCGCCTATCTCAAGTCGCTGCAGCAGATTCTGATCTACGGGGGGATTTCCGACGCCGACATGGAAAAAGGCCAGATGCGCTGCGATGTCAACGTTTCCCTGCGCCCGCACGGCCAGAAGGAACTCGGGGAAAAAGTGGAGCTCAAGAACCTGAACTCGATCTCCGCCGTCAGGGCGGCACTGCACCACGAGATCGAGCGCCAGGCGGAGGAGCTCGACGCGGGTATCGCGCAGATCCAGTCAACCCGCCGCTGGGACGCCGACATGGGGGAAACCCAGATGATGCGCACCAAGGAGGACGCCCACGACTACCGGTATTTCCCGGAGCCCGACCTGCTGCCGATCCAAACCGCGGAACTTGTCGGCAAAATGCGTTCGCGGGTGCCCGAACTCCCCCATGAGAAACGGGAGCGTCTGGAGCAGGACTTCGGACTCAGCCCCTACGACGCCGGTGTGCTGACCAGCGACCAGAATCTCGCCGACTACTTCGAGCAGGCCGCCGCAGACCCGCGCCTCGGCAAAAAAGTCGCCAACTGGATCACCAACAGCGTGCTCGCCAAACTCAACGAGGACAACGCCGGCATCCTCGAATGCCCCCTCCCCCCCGGCCACATTCTCGAACTCGTCCAACTCGTTGACGCGGGCACCATTTCCAACAACCAGGCGCGCGAGGTCTTCACCGCCGTCTGGGAGAAACCGGAAAACCAACCGGCGGCCGTCGCCAAGGCCATGGGCTTCGAACCCGCCGACACCGGAGCGATCGAGGGCATCATCGACGAGGTCATCGCCGCCAACCCCGACAAGGTCGAGGAGATCCGCGGCGGCAACGACAAACTGCTCAATTTCCTCACCGGCCAGGTGATGAAAGCCTCCAAGGGCAAGGCGAACCCGAAGATGGTGACGGATACGCTGCGCGGGAAACTTCTCTAA
- a CDS encoding nucleotidyl transferase AbiEii/AbiGii toxin family protein — protein MPQEIIRSLFSLFERNELNPILVGGWAVSYHGYPRTTLDIDFLLCSDKKTELTSLLEPLGYSPSSSGTMVTRYAFKDPWYPMLDILWVDPDTYQEMYSHSEEPPHSPVTRVISLQDLIAMKLHAMHNHEERDGKDLLDIRTLLRYNKGVISDPELKKLCSKYGPDNAYAMITSPSA, from the coding sequence ATGCCGCAGGAAATCATACGTTCTCTGTTCAGCCTGTTTGAACGCAACGAACTCAATCCCATCCTCGTCGGCGGATGGGCTGTTAGTTACCATGGGTACCCCCGAACTACCCTGGATATCGATTTTCTGCTCTGTTCCGATAAAAAAACCGAGCTAACAAGCCTGCTTGAGCCATTGGGTTACAGCCCGTCCAGCAGTGGCACCATGGTCACTCGCTATGCATTCAAGGACCCCTGGTATCCCATGCTCGACATCCTCTGGGTCGACCCGGATACTTATCAAGAGATGTATTCCCACAGCGAAGAACCTCCCCACTCGCCCGTCACACGCGTCATTTCGCTCCAAGACCTCATCGCTATGAAACTTCATGCCATGCATAATCATGAGGAGCGCGACGGCAAAGACCTGTTGGACATCCGCACGCTACTGCGTTACAATAAGGGAGTCATCAGTGATCCCGAACTGAAAAAGCTTTGCTCCAAATATGGCCCCGATAACGCTTACGCAATGATCACATCCCCATCTGCATAA
- a CDS encoding sulfite exporter TauE/SafE family protein: MIETINTPALAFVAGAITSVHCAGMCGPIACSLTALKKEESSRYGAAVFYHGGRLVSYAGIGAMLGAVGSKPLEFFHHSSMSFLPWVLVGVFIAIALGLEKKIPRPAFLDRWAARLRFKAMKVSASKGALAMGLATPLLPCAPLYIFFAVCLATGSAIQGAEFALSFGLGTVPLLWATQLGMQKLQLKLGPKYVTLLQRGLAVIAALFIAKRLLFDPTPLLLPEPATPGAEPTEQSAPQASPDGKYG, translated from the coding sequence ATGATTGAAACCATCAACACGCCGGCACTTGCCTTTGTGGCCGGTGCCATCACCAGCGTCCACTGCGCGGGTATGTGTGGTCCGATCGCCTGTTCTCTGACGGCGTTAAAAAAAGAGGAATCCAGCCGCTACGGAGCCGCCGTTTTCTATCACGGGGGACGCCTGGTTTCTTACGCCGGCATCGGTGCCATGTTAGGTGCTGTCGGCTCCAAACCCCTGGAGTTCTTCCACCACTCCTCCATGAGTTTCCTGCCGTGGGTACTGGTCGGTGTCTTTATCGCCATCGCATTGGGGTTGGAGAAAAAAATCCCCCGTCCTGCATTCCTTGATCGCTGGGCGGCAAGGCTTCGCTTCAAGGCAATGAAGGTATCCGCCTCAAAGGGAGCCCTGGCAATGGGACTGGCCACACCGCTTCTGCCCTGTGCTCCCCTCTACATCTTTTTTGCCGTATGCCTGGCGACAGGATCTGCCATTCAAGGTGCCGAGTTCGCCCTCTCCTTTGGCCTCGGAACCGTCCCCCTCCTGTGGGCAACCCAGTTGGGTATGCAGAAACTCCAGCTGAAGCTCGGCCCCAAATATGTCACTCTGCTGCAGCGTGGTCTGGCTGTGATTGCAGCGCTTTTTATCGCCAAACGGCTTCTATTTGACCCCACTCCGCTGCTTTTACCGGAGCCAGCCACACCAGGTGCCGAGCCCACAGAGCAAAGCGCCCCCCAAGCCAGCCCGGACGGCAAATACGGATGA